The genomic window AATGTAAATATCTGTTCATTGGTTTTGCAAAAAATATTGTTCCAAGTGAGAGTTGATTGTCTTCATTTTCTATGAATATCTTGATTTCATCTTTTTCCAAATCATTAAAATTTGTATTAAAAAAGTCAAAATTCTCTTCAAAAAAAAGCTTTGGGTTTTCATTTTCAATAGTCACAATTCCTTCTATTTTTGAAGTTTCAAATCCCAAAGTTTTCATTAAATTTGAAGATTTTATTATTAACTCTGTTATTTGAGTTATAAAATGAATCTTACTTTTTTTCTCACTTATATAAAATATATCTTTGCATTTACAAGCCATTTTTTAATCCTTGATTATCGTAATTACAATTTCGCCCACAATAAAACCAAATTTTTTCAGTTTAGAGTGATTTATAATAACCCCATCATCTTGTAAATGCAACCAATCTTGAACACTCAAATCAATAGTAGAATCTTTATAAGCAGTTCTCATAACATAATCAAGCATAACTGTATTTCCATTTGCTATCATCGGGCTTTCACCAATAATATCATTTGCAGTTGCTATAAACTTTTTATCTCCTGTTGGTTTTAGAGTCCAAACTCTTTTCATCTCTTCCCCATCGTTGTAAACAAAATATTCATCAAGTGTTCCAATGCCATTTTTATCCCAAGAACCTATCATTGTTCCTTTGAATGTTCTTGTTATTTTTCCACTTCTATCTTTTACGATTCCATAGGCTCTTAGTTTTCCATTAAAATAATCTTGTGGAATAAACTCTGGTTTTGTGTTGTTAAAATCTTCTATTTTCATGCCCGTACATCCTGTTAGTAGTATTGTTGTTAAAAAAACTAATATTAAATTTTTCATGCGATTAATCCTTTGTTTAAATCTATATTTTGGTCTCTTGTAAAAACCAATTGATGAAGATTTATGTTTCTTGTTAAAAATGCTGCTTCACAATAGTTTAGATACATTTTCCACATTCGTATAAAATATTCATCAAAACCTAAGTTCTTAACTTCTTCTAATTTTTTTTCAAAATTCTCATGCCAAATATTCAAAGTTTTTGCATAATCTTCTGTGAACTCTTCAAGATGATTTAGATTTAATCTTGTGTGTTTGCTTGTCACTTCAAGGATTTTAGAGATACTTGGAAGATGTCCACCTGGGAAAATATATTTTTGTATAAAATCAGTTCCTTTTGAATAATCTTTATATCTTTGAT from Arcobacter venerupis includes these protein-coding regions:
- a CDS encoding DUF3833 domain-containing protein, which translates into the protein MKNLILVFLTTILLTGCTGMKIEDFNNTKPEFIPQDYFNGKLRAYGIVKDRSGKITRTFKGTMIGSWDKNGIGTLDEYFVYNDGEEMKRVWTLKPTGDKKFIATANDIIGESPMIANGNTVMLDYVMRTAYKDSTIDLSVQDWLHLQDDGVIINHSKLKKFGFIVGEIVITIIKD